Proteins from a genomic interval of Thunnus thynnus chromosome 5, fThuThy2.1, whole genome shotgun sequence:
- the bida gene encoding BH3 interacting domain death agonist has translation MDDLRKLTSRQNASLVIFSFLQVDYTLPDYDEELFSLGEKLKRDINCNGSWIDSEDDGGLETDGHLPSSISMSLDDFQPSVQLHRPADHAEAAVLQEVAAGLREIAAQLEYNVVAQATQNLSKNILSSHCKDWKKYLSQEVDKAMRQGVGLEHLPQERIIMALSLTLVKGVCQQVPRLLKDLFDVALQYISPASAR, from the exons ATGGATGATCTGAGGAAATTGACCAGTAGGCAAAACGCCTCTCTGGTCATTTTCTCCTTCCTTCAAGTGGACTATACACTCCCGGATTACGACGAGGAGCTTTTCTCTTTGGGCGAAAAGCTCAAACGGGACATCAACTGCAACGGCTCCTGGATAGACAGTGAAGACGATGGAGGACTTGAAACCGATggtcacctgcccagcagcatcTCTATGTCTCTGGATGATTTTCAGCCTTCAGTGCAACTGCACCGGCCTG CGGACCACGCAGAGGCAGCAGTCCTTCAGGAGGTTGCAGCAGGGCTGAGAGAAATTGCAGCCCAGCTTGAATACAATGTGGTGGCTCAGGCTACCCAGAACCTGAGCAAGAACATATTATCATCCCACTGTAAA GATTGGAAAAAATATCTCAGCCAGGAGGTGGATAAGGCGATGAGACAGGGAGTGGGTCTCGAGCATCTACCCCAGGAGCGAATCATCATGGCCCTCAGTCTCACGCTGGTGAAGGGAGTGTGCCAGCAGGTCCCACGACTGCTGAAAGACCTGTTCGACGTTGCGCTGCAGTACATCAGCCCTGCAAGTGCCAGGTGA